A single region of the Mercenaria mercenaria strain notata chromosome 6, MADL_Memer_1, whole genome shotgun sequence genome encodes:
- the LOC123549744 gene encoding tripartite motif-containing protein 3-like: MAERVVRNVESDYLMCSICLGRYKDPRLLPCGHSFCKQCLEEHIKQTVTDPTALYFKCPNDRTQVGRPSPGLAHKHWAAAFPPDTFLGSLLSAVLLHATSDKSEMGSMTCKDHKSRLKEFFCLKCAVTACALCVVKSHKGSRCECVGIDEAVEHFRPKMDKLRNTLQKQVQFAKQYQYGENSGHNSLQSCKEMALSELTDLETKLKFYFQTAMQQIDDMKATIKNAGKSAVKDNSQSSVIVGKINETIGKFDEVCNSGTGIEILNSISKIEGQVKQYDIALKALSTKLPAMDVHFAVNEETERIFENPPVLGSVVIQSLNPYEIGTSRQVGSETNSQIFLGTPREVPRLSLNSARTSRSLSLPASTPRSEPGTARSDLTPRRARVTFNVKPADRTNTCWQLTGVAIIEDSIVLTDAHNGQVFRFYIRNANAPPDQLTLNCPVCLCQAHDSTDAVVTLPEQCQLAFVGTEESLLLMDTVTTDKPYEGIAKLPDGKFVVSCCVVGKQAVDIIDTRALILKTIHKTDSGEDLFSWPRFLSTTSAGEILVSDRDKRALLCMDTQGRVKWAYPTNASPWGVSYHQNGEVYLCLDNNQVQVLTEAGRLVDNKFVTARDGVKVPYAIHAVGDNIAVTEWGSSLFTPNSPRVHLFAV, translated from the coding sequence ATGGCAGAAAGAGTTGTACGAAATGTGGAGAGCGATTATTTAATGTGCAGTATATGCCTGGGTCGGTACAAGGATCCGCGGCTCCTACCTTGTGGTCACAGCTTCTGTAAACAATGTTTAGAGGAACACATTAAACAAACTGTTACAGACCCGACGGCTTTGTATTTTAAGTGCCCAAATGATCGAACTCAGGTCGGCAGACCGTCGCCAGGTCTTGCTCATAAACACTGGGCCGCGGCATTTCCGCCGGATAcatttcttggaagtttgttgaGTGCAGTGCTTCTCCACGCGACCTCGGATAAATCAGAGATGGGCAGTATGACATGTAAGGACCATAAAAGTAGACTGAAAGAGTTCTTCTGCTTGAAATGCGCAGTTACAGCTTGTGCACTCTGTGTTGTCAAAAGTCACAAAGGAAGCCGATGTGAGTGTGTTGGTATAGATGAGGCTGTCGAACATTTTCGACCAAAAATGGACAAACTTAGAAACACATTACAAAAACAAGTACAATTTGCCAAACAATATCAGTACGGGGAAAATTCGGGTCATAATTCTCTACAAAGTTGTAAAGAAATGGCTTTGTCGGAACTAACTGATCTCGAGACAAAGTTGAAATTTTATTTCCAGACGGCGATGCAGCAGATTGACGATATGAAAGCTACGATAAAAAACGCGGGAAAGTCTGCAGTCAAAGACAACTCACAGTCTTCTGTTATTGTCggcaaaataaatgaaacaatcgGAAAATTTGATGAAGTCTGCAACAGTGGGACGGGTATTGAAATTTtgaacagcatttcaaaaatagaagGGCAAGTAAAACAGTATGATATCGCGCTAAAGGCACTTTCAACAAAATTACCGGCCATGGACGTTCATTTCGCGGTCAACGAAGAGACGgaaagaatttttgaaaatcctCCTGTTCTTGGGTCTGTAGTTATACAGAGCTTGAATCCTTATGAAATTGGAACTAGCAGGCAAGTGGGCTCTGAAACAAATAGCCAAATATTTCTTGGGACTCCCAGAGAAGTTCCAAGGCTATCGTTAAACTCTGCAAGAACGTCAAGATCATTGAGTCTTCCGGCCTCTACACCGAGATCTGAACCAGGGACGGCCAGATCGGATCTGACGCCGCGTCGGGCAAGAGTAACATTTAACGTGAAGCCGGCCGACCGCACTAACACGTGCTGGCAGTTGACGGGAGTTGCCATTATAGAAGATAGTATTGTTTTAACTGATGCTCACAACGGCCAAGTTTTCAGATTCTACATACGAAATGCAAATGCACCACCAGATCAGCTAACGCTGAACTGCCCGGTGTGCTTGTGCCAAGCCCACGATAGTACCGATGCAGTTGTCACTCTTCCGGAACAATGTCAACTTGCGTTTGTTGGAACCGAAGAAAGTCTTTTGCTAATGGATACTGTAACTACCGATAAACCGTACGAAGGTATCGCAAAACTTCCCGACGGTAAATTTGTGGTTTCATGTTGCGTCGTCGGCAAACAAGCCGTTGACATTATAGACACAAGAGCGCTCATTTTGAAAACTATACATAAAACGGATTCTGGCGAAGATTTGTTCAGTTGGCCTAGATTTTTATCCACGACTTCCGCTGGCGAAATTCTTGTGTCGGACCGAGATAAGCGCGCACTTCTTTGCATGGATACGCAGGGAAGAGTTAAATGGGCATATCCGACTAATGCGTCACCGTGGGGCGTGTCTTACCATCAGAATGGGGAGGTCTACCTATGTCTGGACAATAATCAAGTACAAGTTCTGACGGAAGCCGGACGATTAGTCGATAATAAGTTTGTCACTGCACGAGATGGAGTCAAAGTGCCATATGCAATTCATGCTGTCGGTGACAACATAGCAGTTACTGAATGGGGCTCGAGTCTGTTTACACCCAACAGCCCAAGAGTACACCTTTTCGCAGTATAG